Part of the Prochlorococcus sp. MIT 0603 genome is shown below.
GCCTGTTTGCTTAAATCACAATATTGAAACTGTAGAGCGCTTACAAAAAGAAGTTCGCAGAGGGGCAACTTATAAGAGGTCTCTTGATTTACTTCGCACTTCTAGTGAGATAGATAAAAACATACCAACTAAATCAGGCTTAATGCTCGGCCTAGGCGAAACCCGTGAAGAGATTATCAAAGTCCTTAAAGACTTACGTTCAGTCAATTGTCAACATGTAACCATTGGTCAGTACTTACGACCTTCTCTTTCGCATTTACCTGTACAAAGATATTGGCATCCCCAAGAGTTCCTGAATCTCGAAATAATTGCAAAGGGACTTGGCTTTAGCAAAGTAAATAGTGGGCCATTAGTAAGAAGTAGCTATCATGCAGATCAAGGCTAGTTGATTGATCCCAAATTCAAACTACTCTCCCAAAGTGTCTTGCTATGTTTATAAATATAAGCACAATCTCCAACCATTAGGCTGCCAGCTCCTCCCCAAACCATTCTAAAAGGTAAATCCAAAGCAGAGCTCCCAACCTCCCTCGTAACACTAAAGCCTCGCATTCTAAAATACCTAAGCAATGTGTCATGTTGTTCCTTTTCATCATTAATTGCAAGTAATCTGGCTTTTCTACAAGGAGTTTCTTCAAGTGCCCAAGCCATTGTTGAAGCCCAAATTAAATTCCCAACTCCGCTTGGAGCATTCTTGCTAACTTGCATGGTGTCGAGCTGTAATCCACTGATACTGTTGTAAGCCCATCCTTTCATCTCTCCATAAAGTTTCACCTTCTCAGGAGTTACGTATTTACCTACAACTAATCTAAGAGTCCACAAATTAAGGGGGCGTCTCAATTGAACTCTTAACAAAAGCCCTGCTTTAGCAGATTGACACTCTAATGAACTTAAAAGGTTGCCAGTCATGCACTAGGCCAAATTGAATTCCCGGGTAGACGTTCTTGAAGCTGTTTAATATGTTTTTGTCTTTCCTTAAAACGATCTCTATCATCATCACTAAATACATTCTCACAATGGTGGCATTGAATCCCAGGTAAGTAGTTGGATTTTTGTCTGTCTTCTGGGGAAAGAGGCATCCCACATGCAAAGCAAAGTCTATGTTCACCTGGCGTAAGCTTATGATTCAAAGCAACTCTGTGATCAAAAACAAAACACTCACCATCCCATCGACTTTGATCTTCTGGTACTTCAGCTAAATATCGAAGAATTCCACCACGTAAATGATAAACCTCCGGTACACCTTGTTGTTTTAAAAACGATGTAGCTTTTTCACATCGGATACCACCCGTACAAAACATAGCAATCCTATTGTGCTTCTTTTCTTGTAAGAGTTTATCAAGATTCCTCCTAGCCCACTCAGGGAATTCACGGAAAGTATCTGTATGAGGATTTAAAGATCCCTGAAATGATCCTATGGAAACCTCATATTCATTACGCATATCTATCACCAATGTCAGCGGGTCATCAATAAATTCATTCCATTGATCTGGTTCTACATATTTACCTACAGTTTTTCGTGGATTAACTCCATCTATTCCCATAGTAATAATCTCTCTTTTTTTACGAGCTTTAAATCGCCTAAATGCTTGTTTAGAAGTAAAACTAATTTTTACCTCCATAGAGTCATCAAGAACTAATGAATTTAACTTTCTTCGCATGATTTGTATCCCATGAGAAGGGCCACAAATAGTACCATTAATCCCTTCTAAAGCAACGAGAATAGTTCCTCTAACATTATATTTATCAGCTATATCTACTAGCTCCCGTAATATTGTTGGAATTGTCTCATCTTCAATAGGTGAGAAACTATAAAATGCTGCAACCATTAAGCGATTGCCAACATCCTTTTCTTTTGTTTTGATAATCATATTAATTCCAGTTAGCCGAAACTCCTGCAGAAGCAAGCAACTCTTTATCAGCTATAACTGAAGGATTACTAGTCGTCAACAAAGATTCTCCGTAAAAAATTGAATCTGCACCTGCAAGTAAGCAAAGAATTTGTGACTCTTTAGTTAATTGTTCTCTACCAGCACTAAGCCGCACTCGACTTTTAGGCATAAGAATTCTTGCGACAGCAACCATTCTCACCATTTCTAGTGGGTCAATCATCTGAAGGTCTTCCAAAAGTGTTCCTTCTACAGGAACCAAAGCATTAATAGGGACACTCTCTGGATGAGGATTCATTGTCGAAAGGACCCTTAACAAAGAGGCCCTGTCCTGGACAGTCTCACCCATTCCTATAATCCCTCCGCAACAAATAGTTATACCAGCGGTACGAACTCTATTTAGTGTTTCTAATCGATCCTCATATGTTCTTGTGGTAATGATACTTTCATAATATTCAGGACTTGTATCGAGATTATGATTGTAAGCATTTAAACCAGCTTCTGCCAAACGTGAAGCTTGCGTATCACTAAGCATTCCTCCTGTTACGCATGCCTCTAAACCTAAACTCCTAACCCCCCTAACCATTTCCAACATGGCTTCAAAAGGTTTGCCGTCTCGAATTTCTCTCCAGGCCCATCCCATACAAAATCGATCTGCACCTGCTGCCTTGGCTGCCTTAGCTTGCTCCAAAACTCCCTTTACATCAAAGTCAGATTGACTAGAAACATCACTTGAGTTATGCATTGACTGAGAGCAATAAGCACAGTCCTCTTCGCATCCTCCTGTCTTAACGCTCAAAAGAGATGCCAATTGAACTTTATATCCTGGGTTAATTGATCTATGTACTATTTGTGCTTGCCAAAGAAGATCTATTAAAGGTTTTTGGAATAGATCTTCAATCTCATCTAAGGTCCAATCAAATCGGATTTGGACCTCATTGGAAATATTTAATGGAGCATCTAGCAAGGTCATGAAAAGCTAGGGTTTTGCAGTCTATGACTGTCTATCATTGAATCTACACCGCCAAAACGTCTGCTTCTTGATTGATAATCAAGAAGCGCATTTGTTAAAGAGACAGAGTCAAAATCTGGCCATAATGTGTCAGTAACATGTATCTCTGAATAAGCCAATTGCCAAAGTAAAAAGTTACTGATGCGTCTTTCTCCACTTGTACGAATAAGAAGATCAGGATCAACATGACTAGATGTGGATAATTCTCTTGCAAAAGATTCTTCATCGATAAGAGAAGGATCCAAGGTTCCATCTGCTGCTCTCTGAGCTAATCTCTGGGCAGCCATTACAAGTTCACGTCTTCCTCCATAATTCGTACAAACATTAAATTGAATACCATTATTAGCTGCTGTAAGATCTGTTGCCTCTTTTATATGGCCTTGTAATCTACTGGGAAGTTTACCTAAATCACCAAGAAAACTAATTCGAACCTTTTCTAAATTCAAAGCTTCGATTTCTTTTTTTAGTACACGCTCAAAAAGAGTCATTAAAAAATTGACTTCTTCTTTTGGCCTAGACCAATTCTCTGTTGAAAAGGCATAAACAGTCAAAACACGTATATTCCAGTCACTACATAAACGTAAGGTTCTTTTGAGAGCATCAACTCCTGCTTTGTGTCCCATTGCTCTAGGCAATTTCCTTGCATTAGCCCATCTACCATTACCATCCATAATGATGGCTATATGCTCCGGCATTCGAGAGGGGTCTAGGGTGCAAGGCAAAGGAACAACAAAAGATTGCTTATCAGTTCGAATTGCAGAAGGACTTGTCATTTCAGATATTGTTATTTTTGATCAGAAGACAAATCGGATTGAGCTTGCTTAGGGGACTCAGTCAAACTATAAGATATCGACTTCGATGAACCACTAGAAGATTGTGATTGTTTCGAAACGACTGTGCCAGATGAAGCATTCATTAGATCCTTAAGCAGATCTAACAACCTACTACTAGTAATTGGTCTTTCAAGACGTCCCTGATTAGCCAAAGACAATGTTCCAGTCTCTTCTGAAACTACTACACAAATACATCTATCAAATCTTTCTGTAATACCTAGAGCTGCAAGATGCCTAGTTCCATAACGACTGATGCTTTGTCTAGATAGAGGCAAAATTACACCTGCAGAAATAATTCTGTTGCCTTTAAGTAAAACAGCTCCATCATGCAAAGGGGTTTCTAAAGCAAAAAGATTTAACAACAATTCTGTTGAAAATTTTGCATCAATTGGTACACCTGCATATAAAAAGTCCTCTGGTCTTAAATCACTTCCCATATCAAGCACTATTAGTGCACCTCTCCTTTTTTGTGAAAGTCTTCCTGCTGCCTCAGATAATTGAGTAATTGTATTTGTAGTTGCCTGAAATTCCTTCTGAGTATTACCTAAAAGGACAGCCAACCTACCTGTTCCCAATAATTCCATCAATCTCCTCAATTCTCCTTGCCATAAAATCGCCAAAGATAATGAGCAAGCCAGAACCAATGCATCTATTACCTTTGAAGTGATAGGAAGATTTTCAAATCGTTGGACAAACCAGGCAAGTGAGACAAGAAACAAATACCCTCTAAGCAGCCAAAGGGTTCTCGGTTCTTTTACTCTTGAGAAAAGTAATATGCCAAGTGCAGAAGCAAATAATGCGTCCAGCAAAAAGCGCAGATTTATTAACCACCAAAAATTCAATCATCCTCCCCAATCCCCTCTTAACTTAACTAACCTTTTGAAATAAAGCGATCTGGGAGAATATCATTTCGCAATAGATCTTCAGGCAATTCCCTTCTGTGAATTAATTCAGCCTGATTATCAGCAACTATAATTGCAGCGGGTTTAGGGATTCGATTGTAATTTGAACTCATTGAAAAATTGTATGCACCTGTAGAAAAAACAGCTAAAACATCGCCAGTACTACAACTCGGTAAAGGGTAATTGTTAAGCAAAACATCTCCCGACTCACAATGCTTGCCTGCAATGGTAACTATTTCAGTTGGTTTATCCAGTGGTTTATCAACAAGAAGAGCAGTGTAATCAGATTGATATGTGATGGGACGTGGATTATCACTCATGCCACCATCAACTGAAAAATATGTTCTTATACCAGGAATATGTTTTTTAGAACCAAGTCTATACAAAGTCAAGCCAGCTGTTCCAACTATTGAACGACCAGGCTCACACATTAAAAGAGGTAATTCAAGGGATCTCTTCTGACAAGCCTTAGCAACTTCTAAAGCAACAACTTCTACCCAAGAACTAATTGAAGGCGGGTCATCAGATGAAATGTATCTTATTCCAAGTCCACCTCCAACATTTAAGATTTTTAGTGGGTGGCCAAATTGTCTTCCGATTTCAAGTTTTTCAGCCATAATCTCAGCCAAATCTCTATGTGGTTGAACTTCAAATATTTGGGAACCAATATGAGCATGCAATCCTATTAATTCCGCCCATTTAATATCCTTTAAATCAATGAAAATACTTTCTAATTCATCGGGGTCAAAACCAAACTTACTATCGATATGTCCTGTTTTAATATATTCATGAGTGTGGCATTCAATCCCAGGTGTAAACCTCAGCAAAAGCTTTGCTTTCTTTTCTTTTCCCTGAACTATTTCTTTTAATTGATCTATATCATATTTATTATCTATTACAATCGTCGCATTATTCTTATAAGCTAAAAGCAATTCATTCCTAGACTTATTGTTACCATGAAAAACAATCTTTTCTCCTGTTAATCCACCTCTTAAAGCTGTAATTAATTCCCCTTCAGAAACAACATCAATGCCCAAGCCCTCTGATGCAATTATGCTACTTAAAGTCAAAGAACTATTTGCTTTGGAAGCATATAAAGGAAGAGATTCCCCTGGATAGCTTTTTATTAATGACTCTCGATACTCTCTGCAGGATCTTCTTATTGTAAATTCATCCAATAAATAAAGTGGTGTCCCATATTCCTCCGCCAGTTCACTAAGCACACAACCGCCCACAGTTAATCTGTCTTTAGAGTCCAATTGAGTAGTAAGCGGGGCTATATTCTTATTAGGACTAGCTTGATCCTGATGTTTCTCAAAATTTCGCAAAGAAGGCATATCAAACAATCAATTTTGGAGTTGAATTACTAGTCTATTTACTTATAGGCTTAATCATGTAAGGCAAAAAAAAATGAATAAAAAAGAATTATATCTGGAGCCAAAGATCATCAAACTAGGACTTGAAGATCTAAATAGCTGTATCAAATTAGATTTAAAAACCTTTAATGGTATTTGGAATGCTAAGCAGTGGAAGAATGAATTGTCAGATCAAGAAAGAATCTGCTTAGGTGCAATTAATGGAAAACAATTGATAGCATTAGGTTGTGCTTGGCTAGTATTAGATGAATTAAACATCACTCTAATAGGAGTTGACCCTTTTTATCAAAGGATGGGGATAGGCACCTTAATAGTTTCTTCATTACTAAAAGCAGGACAAGATGCCGGTGCAAATCAAATATTTATAGAAGCAAGAAAAACGAATATCTCAGCTAAGTTATTTTACAAAAATCTTGATTTTACAGAAGTTGGCTATAGGCCAAATCTATATAAAGATGGAGAAGAGGGGAGGCTTTTTCATCGAAATTGCAAAATTGATACTTAAATCCTGTATAAAAAACCACAGGATTTTATACCTTTCAAAGAAATTAAACGGATTCTAAAAGCTCATATCAAATTACGGTTTATACGAAAGCTAACTACTCACACATTCTCATCTCAATACTGATAAATTAGAGTTAAATGCATCTGGCCTAGATCACATATGTTCGAAAGGTTTACCGAAAAGGCCATCAAAGTAATCATGTTGGCCCAAGAGGAGGCTAGGCGCCTTGGCCATAATTTTGTTGGGACTGAACAAATCCTCTTAGGATTAATAGGGGAGGGAACTGGTGTTGCAGCAAAAGTCTTGAAATCAATGGGTGTCAATTTAAAAGATTCAAGAGTAGAAGTTGAAAAAATAATAGGTCGAGGTTCAGGCTTTGTAGCAGTGGAAATTCCATTTACACCACGTGCGAAAAGAGTTTTAGAACTTTCATTAGAGGAGGCCAGACAACTAGGTCACAACTACATAGGGACAGAGCATCTATTACTTGGTCTTATTAGAGAAGGTGAAGGTGTTGCCGCAAGAGTTATGGAAAATCTTGGCGTAGATCTTACTAAAGTTAGAACGCAAGTTATAAGGATGCTTGGTGAAACAGCTGAAGTTGCAGCAGGAGGAGGAACTGGGAAAAGTTCAGCAAAAACAGCAACTCTTGATGAATTTGGAACAAACCTAACTAAATTAGCTAGCGAATCTAAGCTTGATCCTGTTGTTGGCAGGCATGACGAAATTGATAGAGTTATACAAATTCTTGGCAGAAGAACAAAAAACAATCCAGTTCTTATAGGTGAGCCTGGCGTAGGCAAAACTGCAATAGCAGAGGGCTTAGCACAACGAATTCAACAAGGAGATATACCAGATATACTTGAAGAAAAAAGGGTTTTAACTTTAGACATAGGGTTACTTGTTGCAGGGACTAAATATCGAGGTGAATTTGAAGAACGACTAAAAAAAATAATGGAAGAAATAAAATCTGCAGGAAATGTAATTCTAGTTATAGACGAGGTTCATACTCTTATAGGAGCAGGTGCAGCAGAAGGAGCTATAGATGCTGCTAATATTCTTAAGCCTGCATTGGCAAGAGGCGAACTTCAATGTATTGGTGCTACAACTCTTGATGAATACAGAAAGCATATAGAGAGAGATGCTGCACTGGAAAGACGCTTCCAACCTGTAATGATAGGAGAGCCTTCAATCGAAGACACAATTGAAATCCTTAGAGGACTAAGAGAAAGATATGAACAACATCATCGACTTAAAATAACTGATGAAGCTTTAAATGCTGCCGCCAACCTCGGTGATAGATATATATCAGACAGATTCTTACCTGACAAAGCAATAGACTTGATTGACGAAGCGGGAAGTCGTGTCAGACTTCTAAATTCAAAACTCCCACCAGAAGCCAAGCAAGTTGATAAAGAATTAAGAAAAATACAAAAAGAAAAAGAAGAAGCAGTAAGAGAACAAGATTTCACACAGGCTGGTGAACTAAGAGAAAAAGAGGTTGATTTAAGGAATCAAATAAGATCAATTTTAGATAGTTCAAAGCAAGAAAATGTTGCATCTAATAAAGAAACTTCCACACTATTAACAGAAACAAAAACTGAAAATATTGAATCGAAAGATACTACTTTAGGAAATAATATGCCTCTAGTGAATGAAGAAGATATTGCTCATATAGTTGCATCTTGGACTGGTGTACCAGTTCAAAAACTTACAGAAAGTGAATCAGTAAAATTATTAAACATGGAAGAGACGCTTCATCAAAGGTTAATTGGACAAGACGAGGCAGTAAAATCAGTTTCTAAAGCAATAAGAAGAGCAAGAGTCGGTCTTAAAAATCCTAATAGACCTATCGCTAGTTTCATATTCTCTGGCCCAACTGGTGTTGGTAAAACAGAGCTCACCAAGGCTTTAGCTGCATATTTCTTTGGCAGCGAAGAGGCGATGATTCGTCTTGACATGTCAGAGTTTATGGAAAGACATACAGTTAGCAAACTAATTGGATCCCCTCCAGGATATGTAGGTTTTAATGAAGGTGGACAGCTAACAGAAGCAGTTAGAAGACGACCCTACACTGTTGTTTTATTTGATGAAATAGAGAAAGCACATCCAGACGTATTTAACCTTCTACTTCAATTGCTAGAGGAAGGTCGCCTAACTGACTCAAAAGGAAGAACAGTAGATTTTAAGAATACACTCATAATTATGACTTCAAACATAGGTTCAAAAGTCATTGAAAAAGGTGGTGGCGGCCTAGGCTTTGAACTTGATGGTGAGAATCCTGAGGATAGTCAATATAATCGAATCAAATCCCTTGTAAATGAAGAGCTCAAGCAATATTTTAGACCAGAGTTTCTAAACAGATTGGACGAGATAATTGTCTTTAGGCAATTAACTAGAGAAGAAGTGAAAGATATAGCAGAAATAATGCTAAAAGAAGTCTTCTTAAGAATAAAAGATAAAGGAATCACTCTTTCTGTATCAGAAGCTTTCAAGGAAAGACTCGTAGAAGAAGGGTATAACCCTTCTTATGGAGCTCGTCCACTAAGAAGAGCTGTTATGAGATTGTTAGAAGATAGCCTTGCAGAAGAATTCTTATCAGGGAAAATTAAAGATGGTGATTACGCGGAAGTTGATATAGATGAAAATAAGAATGTAGTTGTCAAACATATTGACGAAAATACTATTAAACCCCAATTAGCAACAGCAGGTATATAAAAATCAAACCAAACAGATTATATATATAAATAGACATGCAAGATAAAAACTATTTGCATAATATTTCGCCCGAGAAAGTAATTAGAGGGGAAAGTGCATGGTCAGAAGCAAAAAATCTTATCCCTAGTATATGTAAGAGACCACTTTTGTTAGGAAGAAGTAAATCAACATCCTCAATAAGAGAATCAATTGCATCGGATTTAAAATCAATTGGAGTAGATGTTTATCAAGAAGAGTTAGCATATGATTGCTGTGAAATTGATATAAAAAGAATATGCCAAATAATTTTAACTATGGATTGTGATGGGATAATTGCTTCAGGAGGAGGAAAAGTACTTGATGCTGGAAAACTAATTGCACATAACATAAATATACCTTGCATAACCATTCCACTTAGCGCTGCAACTTGCGCAGGCTGGACAGCACTAGCAAATATTTATACAAATGATGGTGCATTTATAAGAGATCAAACTCTAACTTCCTGTCCAAAATTGTTAATTTTTGACTATAAATTAATTAGGAAAGCACCTAGAAGAACTCTTGCGAGTGGAATTGCAGATGCCTTAGCTAAATGGTATGAATCATCAATAAGCTGTGCTCAATCCACAGATGCTCTTGTTCAGCAAGCTGTTCAAATGGCAAGGGTATTAAGAGATCAAATATTAATAGATGGAGTAAAAGCATTACAAGACCCTAATAGTTTATCTTGGGTTAGAGTTGCAGAAGGATGCTCTCTAACTGCAGGTTTAATTGGTGGGATTGGTGGTGCAAAATGTAGGACAGCTGCTGCACATGCTGTGCATAATGGACTTACACAATTAGATTTCTCCGAGAAACCTCTTCATGGAGAATTGGTTGGTTTTGGCATACTTGTTCAATTAAGGATTGAGGAATTAGTATCTGATAATCAATTAGCTTTTCAAGCTAGAAATCAATTAAATAAGCTACTTGATGATTTAGATCTACCTACAAGCCTTGAATCTCTAGGGCTAAGTAACATAACACAAGCACAGCTAGATAAAGTATCTACATTCTCTTGTAGAAAGAATTCTGATATACATAACCTACCATTTAAAGTTGATAAACATACTTTAATAAAAGCTTTAATTGATATAAGCACTGTAGAAATTAATTCAAATCAGAATAGAGCTAAGGAATTAGCTATTAAAAACCTTAAGTAATCCACAAATTGACAACTTCTAAAGAATCGCTTGAAAAGGTAAGTAAGTTTTTAATTGATCCTCTTGCTATTAAACTAACAGAATCAATTAGATGGTTGAAATTAGATAACATATCAACTGATCAAAACGATCTTTATCCAATTGCAATTTTAGGCAAAGGCAAGCCTATTTTACTTCTGCATGGTTTTGACAGTTGTTTCTTAGAGTTTCGAAGATTAATCCCTTATTTGCAAAATAATTTCAAGTTAATTATTCCTGATTTATATGGATTTGGATTCTGTCCAAGGCCACATGACAATAATTATGGAAAGAAAATGATTATTAATCATTTAGAAAATCTCTTAAAAACTCTAAAAACAAGCAAAGGAGTTGGAGTAATTGGAGCATCTATGGGTGGAGGGATTGCAATAGAATTAGCTAGATCCCTTCAAGTTGATATAAACAAATTGTTGCTATTGTCACCCGCTGGTTTGATTGGCAATCCAACTCCAATCCCTCCTCCTTTAGATGTTATAGGTGCATGTTTCTTAAAGCAAAATTTTGTACGAGACGAGCTTTGTAAAAAAGCTTTTTCCAATCCAAAAGATGTAGGCCCCCCTGAAAAACAGATAGCCTCTATACACGTAAACGTAGCTGGATGGAAAAGGTCACTTGCTGCTTTTGCCAGGGGAGGTGGTATAGCAAATTGCGCTTTGCCATTGCCGAATCAACCAATGAGTGTTCTATGGGGACAAAATGACAGAATTCTTAGCGAAGGGTTGCGTAAAGAATCTACAAATATCTTAAATTGTCCTTGTAAGGAGCTTGAAAATTGTGGTCATCTCCCCCACATCGATCAACCAGAATTAGTAGCAAAACAATGGAAGACAAATTTTTAATTAGGGAAACGGTAAAGAAGCCAAAAACATTAGCAGGAATAATTGAAATAGGTCTAAGTTATTGGCTAAAGATACAGTGCCAATCGATCAAAAATCTAATATTAGAAATACATGATTTAAAAATAGGTTTAATCAATCATGAGATATCATCTGTGTCATTAATTGCTTCAGATATTATTTTCAAAGGTTTATTTATTGATCATTTAAAATTAAAATCAGATATGATTAGGGTTTCTATAAATTTAATAAAAAAGAATAGCATTCTATCAATAAAAGATAGTTTCATTGTAAATGCAAAAGTGACATTAAGTCAAAAAGATATAAATAGTATAATAACTTCAAAGGACTGGTCTTCAATATCAGAATGGATTTCTAACAACTTCTTTAATAAACGAAGAGTTGTAGACATCATAGTTAAGCAAAGCCACCTAATCATATACTCCTCTGACACAATATTTAATCAAGAAAGTTTAGAGTCTAAAAAATTTTTATTAAGAGCAATTGACGGGAATTTGATATTTCATGACAAAGATAACTCAACAGAAAAGATTTTTCCTATTGAGAAATCAATATATATAAAAGACATCCTATTTAATGAGAACTTTTTATCTTTCTTTATAGAGGCAAAGGTTAAAGTATAGTTAATTAACTATAGGAATTATAATTTTAATTAAGTAATAAACAATAGAAGGAGTAAAGATATAACTGTCAATCCTGTCAAAGATTCCTCCATGTCCAGGCAATACATTGCCTGAATCTTTAATACCAGCATCCCTTTTCAACATTGATTCAATTAGATCACCAACTATCGCCAACAATCCTACAAGAGCTCCTAAGAGTGAGCTTAAAAGAAATCCAAAAAAATCTAAATTAAGTATATAACTAGTTAAAATACCAATAAATATAGAGCAAAATATTCCTAAAACAGCTCCTTCTATTGTCTTAGATGGCGATATAGGCGTAAGAGGTATCTTGCCAAATATTCTACCAAAATAATATGAGCCAATATCTGATGCAACAATCATAAGGCATGATACAAGTGTGATAATTAGACCAGGGGTAAATAACTCCGAATTATTATTTATTAATTCATTTAATGGTAAAGAATCGATGTCAATAAGATTACGAAGCCTAATCCAATAACTGGGCAAATAGCCTAAATAAAAGAGGCCAAATATTGATGCTGCAATATCAGAAATAGAGCCTGTAACAGGTTGCAAAAGTAGCCATAAACAAATCAGTGCTCCAGACAAAGCCAAGACCGCACTAGCAAAATCCCCACCAAAGAAACCTTGACTGTCACAATAAGTCGTTATTAAAAGAATTTGACAAGCAAAAAGAGTTGTTTTAGTTGCAGGTTTAATACCAGCAAATTCAGCCATCCTAAAGTATTCAATAAGAGCTAAATGAACTATTGAACAAAGTGCAAAAGTAAAGAAAACACCCCCTATACCAACTACTAACAAGCCAAAAAGGCCTGCACATAAACCACTAACAATTCTCTTACTATAAAGTAGTGAAGCCATTAATTAACAACTCGTATTTGTGAAGATATTTGTTGAGGCCATATTTTTTTTTGTATAAGCATCCACTCCACAAGCTCACTGGTCAAAATCTCCCCTGGAAAAAGCAAAGGGATGCCTGGGGGATAAGGAGAGATTAAGTCAGCAGATATTCGGCCAACACTTTTGCTTAAAGGCACTATTTCACTATCGCCTCTGAAGGCTGATAAAGATGACGAACTTAGGGCTTTTACAAAAGGATTAGGAGGTTTCTCAAAAGGAGGGTAAGAATCCATTGGGAGGCCTGAGCTAATAAGCTTATCCCAATTGTTTTTTATAGACCTTACGATACCTTGATGTCTTGCAAAACCGAGGCAGAAAGTTATTGTGCCAGGTTCTGGAAGCTCTCCTACAAGGCCTCTATTAATAAACCATGGATCAGCATCAATACCACTAATTCCTTGGGCTGCAGTATGAAGAATAAGCTTTAAAGGATCTTGATTATCTAGCAGAGGAACTCCTAACTTACGAAGACGGTCATTAATAAATCTTGCTTTTAATATTGCAATCTTAAGTTTCTCTAGAGCATATTCACTTCTGAGTTCATTCAAAGCCGCCTCACAAGAAGCAAGAAGCAATGCACTTGGACTACTTGTTTGAAAAAGATGGATACATCTCTGAACAATATAAGGGTCGACCATTGATCCTTGCCACCAAAGGGCTGCAGTCTGTACTAATCCATTAGCTGATTTATGTAAAGAGTGCACAACAAGGTCTGCTCCAGCTTTTAGAGCAGATTGAGGCAAATCGCTATCAAGACAGGAAGAAAAGTAAGCCCCATGAGCTTCATCAACTACAACTGGCAAGTTTTTAT
Proteins encoded:
- a CDS encoding ATP-dependent Clp protease ATP-binding subunit → MFERFTEKAIKVIMLAQEEARRLGHNFVGTEQILLGLIGEGTGVAAKVLKSMGVNLKDSRVEVEKIIGRGSGFVAVEIPFTPRAKRVLELSLEEARQLGHNYIGTEHLLLGLIREGEGVAARVMENLGVDLTKVRTQVIRMLGETAEVAAGGGTGKSSAKTATLDEFGTNLTKLASESKLDPVVGRHDEIDRVIQILGRRTKNNPVLIGEPGVGKTAIAEGLAQRIQQGDIPDILEEKRVLTLDIGLLVAGTKYRGEFEERLKKIMEEIKSAGNVILVIDEVHTLIGAGAAEGAIDAANILKPALARGELQCIGATTLDEYRKHIERDAALERRFQPVMIGEPSIEDTIEILRGLRERYEQHHRLKITDEALNAAANLGDRYISDRFLPDKAIDLIDEAGSRVRLLNSKLPPEAKQVDKELRKIQKEKEEAVREQDFTQAGELREKEVDLRNQIRSILDSSKQENVASNKETSTLLTETKTENIESKDTTLGNNMPLVNEEDIAHIVASWTGVPVQKLTESESVKLLNMEETLHQRLIGQDEAVKSVSKAIRRARVGLKNPNRPIASFIFSGPTGVGKTELTKALAAYFFGSEEAMIRLDMSEFMERHTVSKLIGSPPGYVGFNEGGQLTEAVRRRPYTVVLFDEIEKAHPDVFNLLLQLLEEGRLTDSKGRTVDFKNTLIIMTSNIGSKVIEKGGGGLGFELDGENPEDSQYNRIKSLVNEELKQYFRPEFLNRLDEIIVFRQLTREEVKDIAEIMLKEVFLRIKDKGITLSVSEAFKERLVEEGYNPSYGARPLRRAVMRLLEDSLAEEFLSGKIKDGDYAEVDIDENKNVVVKHIDENTIKPQLATAGI
- a CDS encoding iron-containing alcohol dehydrogenase yields the protein MQDKNYLHNISPEKVIRGESAWSEAKNLIPSICKRPLLLGRSKSTSSIRESIASDLKSIGVDVYQEELAYDCCEIDIKRICQIILTMDCDGIIASGGGKVLDAGKLIAHNINIPCITIPLSAATCAGWTALANIYTNDGAFIRDQTLTSCPKLLIFDYKLIRKAPRRTLASGIADALAKWYESSISCAQSTDALVQQAVQMARVLRDQILIDGVKALQDPNSLSWVRVAEGCSLTAGLIGGIGGAKCRTAAAHAVHNGLTQLDFSEKPLHGELVGFGILVQLRIEELVSDNQLAFQARNQLNKLLDDLDLPTSLESLGLSNITQAQLDKVSTFSCRKNSDIHNLPFKVDKHTLIKALIDISTVEINSNQNRAKELAIKNLK
- a CDS encoding alpha/beta fold hydrolase; translation: MTTSKESLEKVSKFLIDPLAIKLTESIRWLKLDNISTDQNDLYPIAILGKGKPILLLHGFDSCFLEFRRLIPYLQNNFKLIIPDLYGFGFCPRPHDNNYGKKMIINHLENLLKTLKTSKGVGVIGASMGGGIAIELARSLQVDINKLLLLSPAGLIGNPTPIPPPLDVIGACFLKQNFVRDELCKKAFSNPKDVGPPEKQIASIHVNVAGWKRSLAAFARGGGIANCALPLPNQPMSVLWGQNDRILSEGLRKESTNILNCPCKELENCGHLPHIDQPELVAKQWKTNF
- a CDS encoding phosphatidate cytidylyltransferase; this encodes MASLLYSKRIVSGLCAGLFGLLVVGIGGVFFTFALCSIVHLALIEYFRMAEFAGIKPATKTTLFACQILLITTYCDSQGFFGGDFASAVLALSGALICLWLLLQPVTGSISDIAASIFGLFYLGYLPSYWIRLRNLIDIDSLPLNELINNNSELFTPGLIITLVSCLMIVASDIGSYYFGRIFGKIPLTPISPSKTIEGAVLGIFCSIFIGILTSYILNLDFFGFLLSSLLGALVGLLAIVGDLIESMLKRDAGIKDSGNVLPGHGGIFDRIDSYIFTPSIVYYLIKIIIPIVN